The Ziziphus jujuba cultivar Dongzao chromosome 1, ASM3175591v1 genome segment ggaatactagtatatatagcttcatccatgtaattctctaTCATCATCATACAACACTTGTTAGAATGTTTCCAATCCTTATAAAGTTTTCTAACTGCCGCACTACTATCATCAGTTGGTATCTcaggtggatctatctccaaaactaaatccaatttcataaccAAGGTCTTTTTCCACTTCTGAtagtttgtcccatccaatttcatcatggcagtcataggcaaGACATTCGGGATGCTACTAActatgaaaatagtaaacacaacaaaacattttatatatataaaacaataactattttctagcccctcaacataaaatataaaatatcaatatcgctagggtctttgtagcactaaagataccctttcgtgcgtcagggacagtcaaccaaataaccacaatcaaatgcattgaactgaatcaccaacagggcaactcagaacctgcgaTTCATAGCATTTaatcaacttccactgccattccaggcatCATACTAAGCAACTAAAACcaccgacagggtagcctagttacccgtataaaccctggttaataagtgggagaaaaaaatatattggcaatttcatgaaataggcaaatataaaatatcatatccactatgccaacaaaCTTTACATTGGTATACATAATgtagataaaataagtctcacgatagatgagtacctaaaatcctacactactataccaactaggcacaaaacctttttagggaaagctaacacaatccaattttttaaacatagatatttaatttaattcaaaaattgaaatggaataaataaccaaataaataaaaaacacataaataaatcaataacaatatatatatatatatatatatatatatatatatatattataataacaaaataaaacaatagataaataaatagataatcaataaataaataaataaatgagtaataaataaaactaagaaaaacaatttttttactgCTGACATCAGCAAGAGGATGCTGACATCAGCATCTTCTTCCTTAGCCGAGTCAGGAACGACCCAATTTCCTAGTTAACGGGTGGCACGACCCGCTTGATAAACCCGGATGGAAAACTCAACGCCGGCCACCATTTTATGTAAAACCGGTCCCAATCATCTCCTTTTGGTGTGGGAAAGCATAATCCCCCTTCAACTTAAgtcaatttgattcaaaaaacaaagattCATCAAGTTGCATCCACACGTGTTCTTAATGGGTTTTCAACGGATTTTGCAAAAATTGTGTGATTCATAACAAAATTATGGCTCATTAATGTTCGATTCAACACAGCAAAAATGATTCCACAATGCTCAGGCCGAGAATGTAagagaaacaattttttttttttattaggacAAGTTAGGTGTTTCGGTACATAATAAATGGCAAAACATATTCAAttccatccaaaaataaagTACCACAAAACACAGGTTATAAATCATGcaaaatacaatttttccaatattttGCAAAACCAATATACAGTTAAACAAAGCCAATATTTccaattgttttaatttatttttaaattcaaaatagcaATCGGACATGTGTGTAATACTCATAgaatatgtaattttaaattccaCAGACTCATGCacgaaagaaaacaaaataaagaacatatattTGAATATACACATCATTCAATGGCCACATACAGTAATAATCCGATCATCATGAATATAACTAAAACTAATCGCaaacaaatttattatgcatatgaaccacaagctttgataccaattattagaatttatggatctaaatatatataataaattttataaatcataaattactaatctCTAAATGCagctattgataaattaaatttttaatcctgtaaaatagaaaacaatataaagtagtgcctatggacacattactctcaaaccactctcagatttctgaaaatccTAATCTCAAAATACCATATGGCATATATCTATTTGCTTGTTCTATACCTTTTAtaatctctgcaagtcagaattattcattaattttaacacataaaataataataatttaataatataatagtaataggaaaaatatggataagttattgggcttataaagagagttgatcCTCAAGTCTTATGGGACAACTGAAGTCTTATAAAGAATATGTGACCAATGGTcctactataaaataataaaataaatcagtcctattaatgacataaataaatCCTGTAAgtaagttattaattatgctaaattcataattattaatttatttaacagagagagaacaaaaatttgataaagaccAAGTGATTTCATTGGTTATTAGAATGTGATTTTTAAACAGAGAgaccaaataaatttttgtccCAGGAAAGTATGTTTAAATCTAGTGGCTCACAAAGTGTTTTCCTAACAAAGAGACAGAAAAAACTATTTTCACAGGAAGACAAACTGACAAATGTGGGATATAAATGTGGATTGAGAATTTTAAGGAGGTTTGatctctttctttttaaaaaaacgtAAGTAGATGTGATTCTTTGAAAACATTAAAAAGGGTGATTGCCATAAAAAAAACCCATGGATATTGTCTGCCttctaaaattaaaatctaaccGCTTACAATTGTTTATTGAGAAAAGATTGTATAAAGCGACATGAATCCAGACTAAAAAATATTTGCATAGCAATGTATAAGTAACATTAGTTCTATATTTGTTAGAACTTAGaactaaataaagaaatatatatttatatttttattgatgtatctattttgcatatattaattttattatagaaaactcatttaaattatgttgacttatctcttttgcttttaaactaataaaaatatgtagaaaatgaaaaaattataaaacatatgttaattttattgtagaaaacccatgtgaaaaaaaattagttttcttgATTTATAAgagattttattttgcttttaaaataaaattattttatatctcttATTAAGGacataaaagtaatttaaacTGCCATTATTGAGGATATAAATGTAATTCAACCAATCACGTAGGAAAGTGAGTAAGATACCCAAACGGCTTGCACACTGTAGAAACTGGAAATGAAATATCTGAAAATTAAGGGACTAAAATAGATTTAAATCAAACTTTTCAAAGTAACCCATGGTTTATAAATAaagtgaaaattaaaatatatcataaataaaaataaaggagaaattaaagataaatatatattctttttgaaaGAGAAATATAATGTTATATTTCTGGTGACATTAATTAATATCCAACTCTACAACACCATAAATGTTAGATCAAGCAACATgtataattggatttttttttcttttttcttttttttgtttttgggaatAAACAATGGGCATCTAAGTGAGATTAGCCCAAAACCTACTTTATAACTTGCATTTTGGTAGCTTTCTCCTTCAATTGCAATAAtgtcctcttcttcttcttttttggctCAAATCAATTGCAATAATGTTAAATCAGGCAAcatgtataattattattattattattttgcgaATAAACAACGGGCATCTAGTGAGATTCGTTCAGAAGATAATTTGGTTCATCATGTTACCATGCCTGCCTTATAACCTGCATCTTTGTAGCCATTTCCCTCAATTGTAATTTGAAGAATATTGAAATATATCGTAGTATGCCAATGGGGCGGTCTGCAATTTCAAACCTGCAAAGTGGTGGATAACTGGCTTCCATTTGCTCCATTGTACCTTGGGTGCATGACGTGTATAATTGATGACCACAAATACTCCTGTCATCATTgtctatttgataaaaatatttatttttttttattattttgtggtaCAGATACATAGGAAACAAAGTAAAATCCAAAGAACTTTCCCTTGTCTTTTAGCAAAAAAAGAACTTTCCCTCGTCTTCCTGCTGCCATCGCCATAGTTTGTAGGTtgcagaaagaagaaaaattgatgTGATGGAAGTAAGCAACAATTACATAACAATGAAAGGTCATATAGATGGGAAACCAAAAGAAGATGACTTTGGGATTAAAGCTTCACAACTTTCTCTTTCAGTAGAACCTGGTTCTAACCATATCATCGTCAAAAATCTTTATGTATCAATAGATCCATTCCAAATAAATCGAATGAAGAGTTTCAGCTCCTTGCAGGAAAGTGCAAAATTTGCACCTGACTTAACTCCTGACAAGGTACGCCATGCATTAATATTTCACCACATGATCAAATGTATATACTACTGCAACTTATCCCTCCTTTCATAacgttttatttttggttttctcttttaatttttttaacatttgaaagGTCAAGCATACATAAATATTATACTAACGGACTACTATGATtgtcaaaaagaaaatgtttcatTTTATAGACATTACTTTGAAATgggtttcaaatttttattattattattatttaagtaagatgagaaaaaattgaaaattcaaaaccaaaatCTAATGTTAGGTAATGAAGCACTTAGTTATTCTTTtctcaaaagaaattaaactttGTTATATATAGCTTTTTGTTGACTCAAAATGCTCTTCCAACTTTTTATGTTACACATTTTAGGAGGACAACCTAATGATAATGTTTATACTCTTTATATGTAAGGTATTGGGATTGAGTAATCCTAATAGTAGAAAAATATAACttcttttatgggtaaaaaaaagaaaagaaaagaaaaaaaaaacatagcttcatgttatatataaatataaacatcaTACGTTTATGTTACACTTTTAAAAGGTATTGGATTTAAAGATGTATTTAAAGTTTATATAAATCTTGATATggtgcattttgtttttttaaaattttaatattaatcttatataaaattcttaaaatatctACTTTTGAAGAGACCCAAAGCTGATAAGAGaagtttcataaaaaatttaaaaaatttatcaggatgtcatgataaaaaattagttatatatatatatatatgaaatctaGTAGATCTCAAACCAAATATAATCATGTTTTCTTTATTACTCATATCACATAACTTTCTCCCTTCATTATGTCCCTTAATGTAAAGGATGCCGTGGCTAATTATTTCGTTAAGATAAATTCTCAAGTATATGTTAaattgaggatttttttttttttaatgaaataccacatattctttcattctttttttatctaattttaatttgaaatgttCAGTTGTAACACCACAAGGTTCAAAACCCTCTATGAGGAAGTAATACTAATCCTGAGAAATTATTAATATGACAGATCAACAATATAGGATATAGACCTGTCCAATTAAAATTAATCACCTCAATGAAATTTCCAAATCAACCTCATTATCATATATATCATTAACCCCTTTCTAACATTGTTAATCCAAGGTTACATTTCgatcttttattaaaaatatttttcatggaaatttcttATATCCCATAAATCTctccaattaaattaattattcatttaatactAATATCTTCTTACCGCCTATGGTTACATTTTCTTTGGTAAGAATCTTTGAATctctcaaattaaattaattgttcTAATTGAGTATCTTTGTTTCCTTCCTCCCCTGCAAACTTTTTGCCAAACCATCGATTTACACCATGCATCAATTATCTCTTACTAGTTCAATATGATTATCTCCTCAGCATTTGTTGAGCATGTCAAGAACATTAGCTGGGAATGTGGCTGATGGGTTATCTTTTTCAGAGTAACATAGGAACCATTCCTTATCACCAATTCaccaattttccaaatattctaGGACAGGATAATATCATTAGTAAGCAATAACCATTTTAGCTTTCCATGGTAGCTCATATTAACTATATCAACTTCATGCTTCAGACTTGTTACAATATTTGATTCTAATCCAACTTCGAAATGCCCATGCTCATTGCCGTGATTTTAGTTGTTTGAGGCATTCAAAAAGTTTAACTAATGGTTGTTTAAAGAATGctttatattcaaataataataatataataataataatactcttcttcaaaataaaattaaaatatatattaaaaggggTGTTGGTATCACTTACAATAATTCATTTAATGGGAGAGAATTATGGGAATTaagaaatttccatgaaaaataattttggtaaCATATCAAAATGGAACTTTGGGCTAACAGTATTAGAAAGGGGTTAATGATCCATATGGTAAACGAGGCTGATTTGGAATTTGTATTAAGGtggtaaattttaattggaCAGGTCTATATCTATGATGGTAGGGCTGTCCGATTGAATAATTTCTCACTAATCCCATATGGAACCCTTATTAGAGCttactatttttaaaataatgagaGAATTGTAAAATAGTTAAACAGAGCAGAACATGATAGAatctttctttatatatatatatatatatatatatatatataataaaataaaataaaacaaataaatttaaaaaaaaaataatttgaatctAGATAAACAGGTCCGCCAAACAGTACATATTTATTGAGCTGGTCTTGAGTTACTCACATTGTTTTTGTGAGAACAGGTTATCGATGCTTATGGTGTGGGGAAAGTAGTGGCTTCTGGGAATACTGATTTTGAAAAGGATGACTTGGTTGTGGGACTTCTTATTTGGGGAGAGTACAGTGTGCTAAAAGGTGAATACTGGTTGAGCAAGTTGGATCCTATGGGATTCCCACTGTCTTACCACGTTGGAATTTTAGGtaataaattaaccatttatCATCACTTTTATAAATTCTGCAGTATATGTAGCAGGGTTGGTTCTGTCGTGAATTCCATCCAGCATTGTGTAGCAAACCAAATGTATAACATAGAAGTTGTACCGTTTAGCGTCTACTGGATCTGATACATCTTCCATGTTAAACATGTACAAATTATGATTATTTGATTGGCATGCTGCATAAAGCATTCCATGACATGCAAAAGTCATGATTCGAAGGTTGCTTTCCAGACCAGAAAGGATTTCAAAGAGCCTTCTGGGAAGGCTAAAGGCACTCATTCAATATTATTGGTCCATTTTGCTGTTGCAGGGATGAGTGGACTGACAGCCTATTCAGGATTTTTTGAAGTATGCAAGCCCAAGAAGGGTGAAAAGGTGTTTGTGTCTGCTGCTTCTGGGTCAGTTGGAAATTTGGTGGGACAGTATGCAAAACTCTTTGGTTGTCATGTTGTTGGCTGCGCTGGAAGCAAGGAAAAGGTGGTGACACATTCGGAATATCATATCGATTTTAAAGAGAATCCATGTCTTTGAATATGGTACTCAAactttatgtatttaaatttgttatagGTAGCATTTCTCAAGGAGAAGCTTGGTTTCGACGATGCATTCAATTACAAGGAAGTAACAGACTTAAAGGCAACTCTCAAAAGGTAATTAGATCCTGTGATTTATATTAAGCATGCATTAACAACCTTATTATAATGACATGTACTTCCCTGATggaatagatatatattttgacaatGTTGGGGCCGAAATGCTAGAAGCAGCGGTGTAATTGCCGAGTACACAGATGCTGGAAAGAGAGCTGCACCAAATATGCTAGATGTTGTGTACAAGAGTATCACAATCCAAGGATTTTTGCTTGGTGATTATTTTCATATCTTTCAGGATTTCGTCACAACTACTTCGGATCACCTTCGTGCAGGAAATATGCAGGCAATTGAGTGCATCTCAACTGGCCTCAACAGCATCCCACAGGCTTTCATTGGACTATTTCGCGGTGATAACATTGGAAAGACCATTGTTAAAATTGCTGATGaataatttgttgaaaaaagCTTAGTACATCATATAACCAGACACTTAATAGAGAGCTCGCTAAATAAGGTCTAGTTGTATGGATATTGTTTACATATTTATCTGTTTGTATTTATGAGCTGGTTTCGGTTGTTAAGACTTAAGAGTGTAATTGTCTTGTGTTAACTACCGTTGGTCATCGGGTTAGCTATTGTGTATGCATTTTCCTAAAACATCAGTTAATTGTGCATTTTCCTAAAACATCAGTTATCTCTGTAACCCTTTAGCTCATTTTTGCACACAGTAAAGAAAATTCATTCTgtgtttaaataattaatgacCCCAAATGACAAAAACAGAAATTGTTCGAGTATAAGGGATTGTTGTTCAAAAAACAGTTTGCCACTTTAGCTACATCACTACGATACACACACAATCTCTATCGTCGTGTTTTATTTTAACccgcaaaaaataaataaataaataaataaacattgtgTTTTATTGACTTTGATCTTATTTATATGCCTCTAAAACATAAGCCGTTAGATCAGACAGCTGTAATCATTCAGTTTAAGTTCTTTCCCATGATTTAACTTTTTCTCCATATATTTATTGGAAGCCCCAGAAATGACCCGCCATTGCAGATGATTCAAAATACCGTTAAAAACGACAACCTCCTTTCTCTCTCACGAAAATGCAAAACCCTAAACCAGCTCAAGCAAATCCATGCCCATTTACTCATATCCCGCATACCCCAAAACCCATACGCCATCGCCCCTCTCCTTTCCGCCGCCGCTACCTCCGGCAAcgcttctttcttttcctatGCTCGCTCCATTTTCGACCGTCTTCTTCATAGAAACACCTTTATGTACAATTCAATGATCAGAGGCTACGTTCAATCGCGCTCGCCTGTGGCCGCTTTTTGTTGCTATTTGGACATGTTGGATCAGGGGCTCGCTGCGAATAATTTTACATTTCCGCCATTGATCAAAGCTTGTGCGATTCTCGTCCCGAATTCGAGGCTAACCGGTCGTTTAGTTCATGCCCATGTTGTTAAATTTGGGTTTCTCGAAGACCTATTTACCATTAGTGCGCTCATTGAATTTTACTCTTTGCTTCATGACATGGAAACTGCGCGTCTTTTGTTTGACAGAAGTCCGCAGAAGGACGTGGTTGTGTGGACGGTGATGGTTGATGGGTATGGGAAAATGGGGGATGTTCAGAATGCAAGACAACTGTTTGAGGAAATGCCCGAGAAGAATGCTATTTCTTGGAGTGCAATGATGGCTGCTTATTCTAGGGTGAGTGATTTCAAAGAGGTGCTCTGTTTATTCAAGCAAATGCAAGAAGCAGGCACCAACCCTAATGAGTCGGTTCTGGTTAGTGTTCTTACTGCTTGTGCTCATCTTGGAGCTGTCACGCAAGGATTGTGGGTCCACTTCTATGCTAAGCAGAACAAACTTGACTTGAATCCAATATTGGCTACTGCATTGGTTGATATGTACTCAAAATGTGGATATGTGGAATCAGCTTTAGCAGTTTTTGATGGCATTGCTAATAAGGATACTGAAGCATGGAACGCCATGATTACGGGACTTTCGATGAATGGGTTTGCAAGGGAATCACTGGAACTCTTCAATAAGATGGCTAGTGATGGAATGCAACCCACAGAGACTACATTTGTTGCCGTCCTCTCTGCCTGTACACATGGGAAAATGGTTGACGAGGGGCTTGAATTGTTTGATCAAATGGGTATCATCTATGAGGTTAAACCCTGGCTTGAGCACTATGCGTGTGTTGTTGATCTTTTGGCAAGGTCAGGTATGGTAGAGGAAGCTGAGAAATTCATAGGAGAGAAGATGGGAGGACTTGCCGGATGGGATGCCAATGTGTGGGGAGCATTACttggtgcatgtagaattcatGGGAATGTTGAAGTTGGGAACCGAGTTTGGAAAAAGCTAGCTGATATGGGGGTAGCTGATTGTGGTACTCACGTTCTTTCTTATAATATGTATAGGGAAGCTGGCTGGGAAATAGAAGCAAACAGTGTTAGAAAAATGATCTCAGATGGGGGAATGAAAAAGAAACCTGGGTCCAGTGTGATAGAGGTAAATGGTGTGGTTGAAGAGTTCCTTGCTGGTGGTCTTTGTCACCCACAAGCAcaagaaataattaagattCTTGATTCTTTTTTCAAAAGAGTGAATTTGGAGGATATTTGATGCCGACCTGTAAAAAACATTTCTTGATGTATTTTTGCTTAGTTTGGGTCCTAATATACTTTGTTTCTTGAATGTATATTAAAAGTTATATAAGATTTCTCACGTTGGAAGTTGGAACAAGtcgtgtaaattttttttttttttaaataatttattttaatttaatttcaattctTTTCGCGTTTGAGACTTCGGTATAtgactcctttttttttttttttgttttttgggttgtgGGGTAATTAATCTGCCCCACTGATTGCAACAATGATTGCGTCGTAATTTCTTGGCCGTGTTAGCGTTGAGCATGTTTCCACGGAAAATGCCAAATTTACATGTAAAACTTATATACCAtgtaaattgtaatatttttcctagtaaGAATTGAAAATAGAGAGCTACCTATGTTTTCCATTTGGCTTCTCccatttcttgtttttctaaatattttaatgatactactactaataataataatttatgcaaacactacataaaaaataatgaggatataatattatgtaaaagGGCTATCTTTAATTTCGTAGCCCATACGATGCAATACATCAAGTGAATTAAAATCAAGCATGATAGTGTAAATGTTTTAGTAATTATATGAgccaaataattcttttttccttACTAGACTCTTAGATTTAGCTTTTTTAGGTACAAAAATATCGTATTGAATATAAGGGGTAAATATAAAGCATATACTTTATAAGGGCAGTGGTTCTCTTTCCCTGCTAAGTTCCTATAGGCTTGTCATCTTTCCTGTTAGCCCTGGACCATTGTTAATCAGACTGAAGAGCAAATTGTCAGCCATGGTTACTAGGTATAAGATGGTGTCTCTGACGCAGTTCTTTTCTCAGTGTCCAGGCGTTAGGAGCACTGCTTTGCATGAAAATCCTCTGCAGCTAACAAACCATTGATGAGACGTTTGAGCCTTTCAGCACCAGGACCGGGGCGAAGTTCAGTGGTATTTGTTATGATATGATCTGGGAGAGTCACATTTGAATTTCCTTGATTTCTTAACCATCCACCAGGCACAAATCCATCAGCATTGCAGCCTAAAAGATCAGAACTGATCTTGTCAAGAACAGGCTCGTTCCTGCCAAATTTCCTTGCGAATGGAGCATTGCTATCTACCATCCTCTGGTAGTCATCATTGGTTAGAAAATGTGGGTGTTGTTTTGGAGGGTTGTCCCATGATATGAAGTGGAGGTCATGGTTTACGGTCGTGTTTCGGAACTCTTCTGCATTGCAGATGACTGTGTGGAAGTATCCTTCAGGAGAAGAAAGGAAATTGGCATAATACATAAGGACTATCCTTGGGAGGTTGTCCCAaccccataaacaaaaatcaataaaagggCGAGAGAGGATCATCCAAGCAGAACCTGAAAGAATTGTTTAAGCACAATCCAAAATGTCAGAGTATGCAGAGACTTGATGCTTAAATTTTAATGCCATAAAATTCATTTCTAATGCAGTTGACAATTATTTCTAATGCAATTGACAATTGGAAAAGAAAACTACAGAACTATTCATACTAAATAGGTAGGTGACCCCTATTATTATTGGCTTGCATAAAATTTGACGATCACCTCAAATCTTCCAAGGACATTTAAACATAAAAGAAGGAAAGTTTTTGGAAACAACAAGTAGACCTTGATGCTATTGTAAATGTGACCACTGAAAGGGCAGTTTGGGATTTACAATATATTCGCAAGATATAATGATGTTGCTGATTTCTCAAGCGATGATTGCTCAAAATTGAATTATATCTATATTTGTCCATGATTGAGAAAATGTTTCTGAATTCTGATTGAGAAAGGTAAATGGATTGAGACGTTTGAAAAGCACAGAAAACAGAACACCTTACCTGTAAACAGCTTATATGCAGTTGGAACACTTCTTTTCTCAGATACCCAAAATACATCTGATTTTTGGAGGCTATACAGCCCTGGATCAATTATAACGGGTTTTGCTCTTTGATACCTGTGGAATTCAAAGAATTTACACCTTTTAAGCAGAGCTATGATTTTGCTAAGTAGTTATCTGCTATTTGTGAATTGCAtacaagtaaaacaaaaaaagtttacTAACAGCAAAGGCAAGAAGATGAGCTACATACTCCTTCCAGCCAATGTCACTTGTATGCTCAATAAAATTAAGGCTTCTTGGAATAGTTGACAGAGTATGAAGCAGATCTGTTGTAGAGGAAACAACAAACTGGAGGCATTAGATCATGGTTTTGAAGCTTACTTGTTTAATTTGAATAGCTCTTCCTCTTACCAAATATAACAACATTAGCAACAAGAGTACAAGACTAGACGAACAATCAAATGGAACTAATGAAGGTTTTAAACTTGTCAATAGAAACCAATAAATTGAAGGCTTGAATGTAAGAGGTCATTAAACAAAAGCAGAAATAGGGCAAGTTCTGCTCCCCACAATCTCTTTCCCTAGGGAAAgtggtaaaacaaaaaacaagagCAAAACAATCAAAATAACATGTTGCAACATGCTACAATACTGTCAGAACTAAGAAATGAGCAAAAATTGTAGCAACTGAAACTAGCCCAAACCGAATTAGAAAATCGACATATCCAATGCATCAACCACGTAGTAGTAACCAAAAATAAGCGACAAACTGTACCAATACAATGATAAGAATAGTTATCTAAGCTCCAAAATCCATAAATTCCACTAAAACTTAAAACATCCAATACCTCAATTCAAtcgagaagaaaaaagaagcccGATATTCATTCGcactaataaacaaaaaaatgacaGAATGCAACCGTTGCATCTGCGAAGATCATATAAATCGGACCAAACAAGATAGCATCCCAAACAGACAcaaattttttcaaagaaaaaaaaaaaagaaaaaaaaggaggaaaaaaatatttccgTAAAAAGTGAAGTCCGTACCATCTTGGGTCACCAGAGGATAGTCTGAAGCACTAAGATTGATGAACCAATCCCAGTCTCCACCTTCCTTCAACAAAATGGCCGCCGCGTGAAGGGTATTGGTGACCATTGTCGGCCCTCTGTAAGTCACCAAATTGGCCCTCACAACCATCCTAACATTACCCATTTTGGCAAAAACCGGTTGGTCCCTAACAAAATTGGCCAATTCCAACCTCTCCTCGGCCGAGGCCTCAAGGTCCAAATGCACAGCATACTGATTCCTCGGATGGTATAATGCTTTCAGCGTTCTCTTCAAGCTCTCACCATCCCCCATTGAACCCGAGATCAAGTAAGCCAACCTAGGTACTGGGTCACTGGAAGGAGCAGAGGCCCTTAACTTGGATTCAACAAAAACTGGGACCTCATTCTTCACTTGGGTTTTATACAATTGCGATGAATATGAGCTAGACGAAGTGAAAACGGAGACAAACACAAGCAGAGTAGACAGAAGCAGCGAGAGCACCAATGGCAGAAaccacttcttcttcttcttaccaCCACCTGTTTCCATAACCCAACAGCtaaaatacaaaactaaaaaacaaccaaaatataattaa includes the following:
- the LOC107434810 gene encoding beta-glucuronosyltransferase GlcAT14B isoform X1; translation: METGGGKKKKKWFLPLVLSLLLSTLLVFVSVFTSSSSYSSQLYKTQVKNEVPVFVESKLRASAPSSDPVPRLAYLISGSMGDGESLKRTLKALYHPRNQYAVHLDLEASAEERLELANFVRDQPVFAKMGNVRMVVRANLVTYRGPTMVTNTLHAAAILLKEGGDWDWFINLSASDYPLVTQDDLLHTLSTIPRSLNFIEHTSDIGWKEYQRAKPVIIDPGLYSLQKSDVFWVSEKRSVPTAYKLFTGSAWMILSRPFIDFCLWGWDNLPRIVLMYYANFLSSPEGYFHTVICNAEEFRNTTVNHDLHFISWDNPPKQHPHFLTNDDYQRMVDSNAPFARKFGRNEPVLDKISSDLLGCNADGFVPGGWLRNQGNSNVTLPDHIITNTTELRPGPGAERLKRLINGLLAAEDFHAKQCS
- the LOC107434810 gene encoding beta-glucuronosyltransferase GlcAT14B isoform X2 translates to MGDGESLKRTLKALYHPRNQYAVHLDLEASAEERLELANFVRDQPVFAKMGNVRMVVRANLVTYRGPTMVTNTLHAAAILLKEGGDWDWFINLSASDYPLVTQDDLLHTLSTIPRSLNFIEHTSDIGWKEYQRAKPVIIDPGLYSLQKSDVFWVSEKRSVPTAYKLFTGSAWMILSRPFIDFCLWGWDNLPRIVLMYYANFLSSPEGYFHTVICNAEEFRNTTVNHDLHFISWDNPPKQHPHFLTNDDYQRMVDSNAPFARKFGRNEPVLDKISSDLLGCNADGFVPGGWLRNQGNSNVTLPDHIITNTTELRPGPGAERLKRLINGLLAAEDFHAKQCS